The genomic interval GAGTCATGTGAATtgttaacccagagagctccagcccgcgtagcgggctggAGCCCAGACGCGCAGTGTACAAACGGGCATTGaggtgagagtaccgtgaagtttggttaatatcatttacataatacataatttaaacagaaattaagcacttaccacgattgtatggatgatagtctaacgagtggcagtttcctgacatcgaggcacagactggaacctcaaaaaacgatcagttctgtcgcggtgtctctccctctttcaaaattcaaaacaaaatggccgatcgagaccgaggctagtatagcactagcgcatatagactttgtcaaattcgcgcatgcgccctacaccctctcgaacggccattttgctatgaattttgaaagaaggagagccaccgcgacagaactgatcgttttttgaggttccagtctgtgcctcgatgtcaggaaactgccactcgttagactatcatccatacaatcgtggtaagtgcttaatttctgtttaaattatgtattatgtaaatgatattaaccaaacttcacggtactctcacctCAATGCCCGTTTGTACACTGCGCGTCTGGGCTAGCCCGCTCTCTGGGTTAGTGAATTGTGAGTCTGCCTTTCTAAGTAATATTAATAAATGGTGAGTTGATTTGATTTGACCGAAATCCTGGACTGAGTAAATTTTAGCCTGGACCAATTCACGAgcggtgaaggggggggggggctagctTCCTTTGCATTGAGTTGATACCGGTCACTAACAAAGACATGCATAAAAAGGTTCTTTTTTTCAAGATGGGACGTAACGTAGATGACGTAAGGCCAGGGTGTCACAAACACTAAAAACTGAAAAAAGGATTTTCCTGGATTTCTATAAGCTAGGAAAGATGTATTATACGGTcgaatttgcgagggtatagaaaaagagtaaaatacaattggcaaaaagttcttggacacttagaaaacttaaaatatttcatatagatatttgattaaaggcaaattgtatgtcaacatgaccagacaatattcctcttccagtatgacatgacattttcatgttaacagtcatgcatgggcggttaaatgctttaaacaatagaaatgtcagtaaaagaaaattgcaagaaatggaccattcaaaagcTAATGATCATAGCCACCCTGtaggcaaggctcgacattagcggtggcccggtggcccggggccaccagaaattcacctcgggcaaccattattgaaaaaatgttaagttttggtggcccgaatcagGCAACcagtaattttcaaagtagcgcaatttttctcccgattttgcacgcatttatcaactttcttcAGTTGAAATTGCAAGCCAATTcatcatgcgccctttttgttaatctacacacaaatacacacacacacagagatTGCATAGTCATGACAGTATGGAGGCCTATCACTACAGCATATTCAGCCGGCCGTCTGGCGTGCGTGAGCTTGCATGCGCTATGCATGAAACCACTGCAGCTATACTGAGCTAGCTGTGGCTCTGTGCGCTAGCAGACTATTCAGACTCGGGGCGGGAGCTGCGATAAGAAATGTtactgctaagaaatcttccacagaactttgaaaatctacgtcaaagtcacattttacaccaatgaaaatcccttctacagtccatattactaaatcctgattatttgcaagcattaaaaagaggaattatgacctctcttttgactcaaaaagaccgatttccaaatgcattaatacacataaaactcataggtgagtacatcaaaGTCCCACaagtgcatttgtatgtatgttgatatttggtttctttcgaagctgtgtcgtttctagccaaaaataaacagacagcttctttctttcttgtttagaaatgacttcttaaatcACTCTTAaggaagtaaatactttgggaaggcatttcattgatataaaatgtgattttttccatcattttgtcaaatattgggaaggacttttctcactgttttttccagatataacttttgccgttttcttatttttaatgttttttctttacatttttcgggccaccaaactttactaacgggccaccaaaaataaattatttgaaggttttggtggcccgaacgggccaccaccaaaaaaagttaatgtggagccttgctgtaggcatacattcaacaatttcaaTAGGGGTTGTCCTCATCGAGCAAACATTGTCCAAAGATTTCTGGATGACCACAATGTTCAGCGCTTGGATCCATGGCCCGCTTGTTCACCAGACATGAATCCGATTGAACACTTGTGGGATCAGCTAGGAAAATCGGTCAATCAAAGAATTCAACCAGGAGACACTCTTCAAGATGTCCAGCGTTATCTCCTGGAAGAATGGGACAAAATCACCCCAGAGCAAATTTGCCGACTTGTGACAAGCATGCGACGTCGATGTGCTGCACTCATTCAGAGCCAGGGTGAACAAACGagatattgaattttcttttgcttatgccaagatactgaaatttgacatttttttcatcgactaactttgacttaaaattccagtggaatagtgatgcatccaatccaaggtggataactttctcttctcttttagagtggtatttgacttttaagtttgcttttatcatttaatggatatttatgccacataaactttcacaactgaaagaatgactgttcgttttattgcaattttcttttactgacattgctattgtgtAAAGCATTTAAccgcccatgcatgactgttaacatgaaaatttcatgtcatactggaagaggaatattgtctggtcatgttgacatacaataatttgcctttaatcaaatatctatatgaaatattttcagttttctaagtgtccaagaactttttttgccgagtgtacatgtaaatcctttattttagttgaaaggatgtactttttgctcCAACTCTACGCATTTATTCAGAGACAGATTTTAGCATGGTGGGGCAGTTCTAAACCCAATGTTAGTAACTAAAAAAGGCTAAAGCTCTGTGACGTGACATAATTAAAATATCTCTAGATAGATCTAAATTATTTGCACCCATAATTCACCTCTAACATCGCAAAACTTATATCAGTATCACACTGCCATTTATCATCGATCgtttattattgatattgataGCCCCTCTCTGACCCCACCTCCAAGAGAGGAGGGGGAATAATGGGGATGGCAGCACCCGTGGGAATGAGGGAGGGCTATTTatcacttattttacatctgcaAGGATTAGTTGGGTGAAGTTAGCAACCAGGTGACGTGACataaatgggtaccagcaggaagtaatgcctcaaaaagctgtgtgcacctaaATAgttagcctagcttagccgggtaataataatagcagggcctgctgggagaacagttttggaactgaagtggctaccctgggtaaatatatcattattattattaaaaactaAGCTTGAGTGAGTTGAGTAGGCTATATAGCATTGTACTGTGTTGGCATGGCAAGGCTGGTTTGCcattttcagaagaaaaaaaaagttgaccaAGAATATTGGTATAGTAGCTCTAGTCTAGTTCTAGTTCATTAGTTAGAGACTAAGAGTTGCCAAGATCAAGTGCAGAATATGGGGGTAGGTTGTTAAATGACTGATGTTTCTGTTGTTGAGTGAcatatttaactttttttatttagagCTGATATTTTCAATTGAATCAAATGATTTAAGCCAGGATATGCAAGAGGAAGAATTAGTAAACATGTTTTAATTGTCACCCCAGAGTCTCATAGGACTTTAGGATATCTTGTACTTGTGTCTCTTAAACACTGGGAATATGCCCCTCCCCAGCCCTCGACCCTAACTAAGGTCAGACCAAAATTgttgtctttcttttttccccattATTGTATGATCACGATTCAAATGGAGGAAAACCAGCTCAAATTAAGTGTTCCAATGcagaagaaaatcaaaataagattttttttttgtcaaatgtttttaattcagattttttttaattaggaaTTATAATGTTCCAAAAGTAAATGATAACAATGTgactgcattttattcataatcagAACAGTATAAATGTTCATTAGATTTTGCTGCTGAATTAGTTTACAAAAATTCCTTCCATCTGAATGTATATAGGAGACTACTATGGACAGGGAGAATTGAGAGGAAAGGAACTGATTCTAAGCTGCGCAATTCTTGGCATCCCATCATGCAATGTGACAGTGTTGAATGAGAGGTAATACCAAATTTATGTATTGACTGCATGAGTATGACTAAATATAATACATTACCGTAATGAACgaaatatgaatgaatagatgtCATAGATCGCAGAGGCCATGGAACAAACTTGAAATGGGCAGaacatgcataaaatcacagttgtatacatgtatggtttttactaaaaaaatattttgggtgGACTGGAAACTTGTTTAACGTCCTTTAGTTCTCAGGGATACTTCATAATGAACAACTGGTCATAACTAGGACAAAACCTTGTGTCTGACACTTCACATTTTTGTACTTGTCAAGTTGAACACTGGAGATTGTTGTGGGATTGAATGGATGcaagtatacagtgcgtcccagaaaaacgaaaccgagattaagcgataatttatcataacttattcacaaatacaatagagaaatgacctaccaatgtaaagcttagaatctcctctttcatctgatattacttagattattcctcattcacgcatgagtgagcaaaaaaattttgaagaaaggataccaaaaactcatttggcggggagtatccgaatttcaaaaagaatatCACATGCTTAAaaggttcaatatctgctcttttatttgataccttaatcacaaaaaatggtcaagaagtaaaaaagttatgtccctcgaaacaatgctagtatttccataatttcattaaataaacacgTTTTCACGGGTTTCCCatagaagctatcgcatggttaacaaaagacttaatgcgtGGCTGATCATCAACAAAACTGAGTGttaagtgagtttgaacgctagcctgtagaacctcttcattttatgaaattattgaaattcaagccttatttcaaataaccagaactttttggaccattttctgtaattgaggtatcaaattaaagagcagatattgaactttttaaaaatgtggttttctttttgaaacccagatacagcccgccaaatgacttttttgtatttcctcttcaaattgtttttgctcactcatgcgcaAATctgaaataatctaagtaatttcagatgaaaaaggagattctaagctttacgatggtaggtcatttgtctattttatttgtgattaagttatgataaatcatcgataaatctcggtttcgttttttgtgggacgcactgtatttgaccagttacatgtaggcctataatattcaatGCATACCAGGTATATCAATTAGGCACCAAAATGATTGTCCAATCATTGTAGTGATGGTCAATGAACCTTTTGTTTCACAACCTTATGTAATCTTGTAGTGAGCTACCAGATGACCCCAAGGCATTATGGGATGAGGAGCTTGTCAGCAAACTTGTTCTACATCAGATTGTCAAATGTGATGCTCAGATAGTAAGTTTCTAAAGTTTTCTTCCTAGCGTTTAGGTCTTTTTCCTCCTGCATGTGTACTTTTCGCCTCTTTTGACTTTCCTCTATTTTCCTTCATACTTCATTATATACCTTTAGTTTAGATGATATTGCTCAAGGTGGGTCATGTGATTAGAGAGTAACATAAGTAATCTCATAAGAGATTTTTATTAATGACCTCTGAATTTGTATTGTCATGTTATTATTATACCCCTATAATTATTAAGCACATAATAATTAACTTTAGTTCTCTATGagctttataattattattaaaaaaattatagatatatatataaaaaagcagtatatttattcatcaatttaTGAGAACAGAAGGGGAGATAAAGACATTTCATAATttcctttttactttttttaacaaTGAGTTCtaccatatattattattaacctCATTATGTCATCATACAGTGTTTCTAAATCCAGATGTCAAGTCTTGTCTCTGACAGTACGCACAcattattaatttgtatttcagGTTCTTACGTTTGACAAACATGGTGTTTCATCTCATCCCAATCATATAGCAGCCTACAAGGGTATTAGGTAAGATTATTTAGTTATAATCACTTTGGAAAAGTACATCACACAGAATACTTCAGAAACAGTATTTTACTGTTCTGAATTTCTCCATCTTTCTTTATCCCATTTATCTCtaaataatgtataaatatgtatattgcaACAAAAAACCTTgcatggaaaaaaatgaatgtgcaTTTCATGAATTCTTTCATTAACATGATACATTTTGCCTAAGTTGTCTTTGCCTTTGTCCCCCGAAGTGATGATAATGTTTGTTGATCGAATAATAACAATGTCCTGCAATAGAAGTGTTACTtttatcaaattcatttttcacagaTGTTTGTTTGGCTGTCTTTCATTCAAAATTCTTACATAATTAAATGCAACATCTGAGTACAATTTACAATGTTAATTCTTTGGTTAAATTGATAATGGAAATGGGTAAATAATAAACATATAGATCACATTAGAAATAGCAGAATCTTAAATCAATCATGGATCTTGTGGCAGAGTGGTTATGCGCTAAATGTGTTACTGTCTAAGACTATTTTGGTgccattgttatttattttttaatggctTGTCAGAAAATTTTAGGTGGAAAAGTGGCTCCAAAGTTGTGTTAACATATTTTGCagtaaaaaatgttaattcttTGGTTAACATCATTTATTGTTTCTGTAGTTGTTTAAAGACACGTGTTCTTGAAGTTGAATATTGAGAGAAGATAAGGTTTAACCtataaacttaatattttttctttagaaaacTGGTTGTTCAACGACAGCTTCCCTCGGGTGAGTATTTCTTaagatgtttttcttttatgttttatataaaaatgattccccttttgatgtaatttttcaTCTGGATTCTCtactttctttttcattttacttttgATTAAGCAATGCAGAGCACCCAGCCTACTACAATGCAAATTGcctgttctttttttcctttaggGACTATATGGATATAAGATCAACATACACTCAAAAGAGTCCTGTTTTTGTATTGTAGCCTCATTTAGATGTCTGTTACTAATAAGCAATGGAATGATAAAAGGAAATGattcttccttttttaatgaaaataagctTGCCAATTTTataacaaagaatacattagCTCTGAGGGATTACAGGTCAAATTTTGTCTTTTCTTCTTGCACCAAAGTTCTATTTTAATAATGCTTTTGAAACTGTTGTGCACTTTTTCTTATTAATAGGTGTTCGTGCCTTCTGCCTAGAATCTATTGGTATAGTGAGAAAATACTGTTCTTTCTTGGAGGTACCTATAAGTTTCATTCTATGTGCAATCAGAGGCAACAAGGTATTGGTTTCTTCACCCTATGGAGTTCTAAGAGCTCAGGTAAGAATTAATTATGAATAGATTGACTTCGTTGTCTTTGTGGGATGATGGCATTTAAACGTTTTTacgttatttttgtttgtattcattttgactttatatcaATTACAAGTGTTCTTGCAATAGAAGAGTCAGGGTGTAAATTTTGtgctttgttttttttgtgCATGATTGACACATTTGTTTCTTTAAGGTTTTTTTagcattgttttttaataaaaaacagaGGAGTATGTGGAAAGGTTAAACATATTGGGACAGAATTAAGTTAATTCTAAAACGACCATTCCACTGCTTGAATCTTTTTTTACTGTCCcgctttttattttcaagtcttgCAAATCTTTTTGAGCATTTtctaagtgcatgtcagacccaaaatgcTCTCAAACATGATTTTATGTACAAAGTCGATGCAATTGGAATTTTCTCACCTTACTGGtaatattattttcactttCGTTGGCTGAGGGTGctccaaaattaaaaaagaaaaaaatggtgtTTAAaacggggtaataatagcagggcccgctgggagaacagttttcggaactgaagcggctaccctgggtaaatataccgctattattattattattattataaaagaaagaaaaacaaaatgttaaaagaacaaataaattcttgagaaattcatttttaaaattgaattttatgagaaattcAGAAACAGTTTTTTgttcaaacaaaatttattaaggctatcaaaaatattgatacaacAAATTTGCATTCCAGGAGCTTTATGTAGTGATTCAGACCAGAGCAAAGAGTATTGTAGATGCATGAATTAGcataaaagaataaagaaaaaacaattaatattctgatttattttaaagcaatctAGCCTTGTAGATTAAATCTCATTTTCATGCtaccattgtacatgtatgtggctcTTGTGAGATCTGAATCAAGGAATTCAACCCCACTGCAATCCCCAAAAAAGCACTGATTGTGAGAAAAGTATGTAGGAATAACATTATGGTTTAGTGCTGTTAGGGATCAAATGATGAGATCAGTGATCAATTGAGGTCATGTGTTTAAGTTTACTTAAAAGACTCTTATGATTATAACTTTGCAACCGTTCCTCCCTTTCAATAAAACTTTTGTTATTAATGCACTGAGGGTAACAGCATATTGCAATACTGTTGGCGATCACATGGtgaggtcaaaagtcatttgaaGTCAGATATTTTAGTTAAGCTGTTATCTGTTGTATTTAGATTACTGTCCTGATGGGAGGGGCTGACAAGTAAACTGTGAACTCATGACAAAGTGGATGATTTTCTCTATCACTTAGAACAATCCACATACCACATTGTCAATTTGAGACTATCCAAGTGTtagtaatttcaatttcaaaagaaacctcttttttctgtattttatttcaaagttaCAAGCTTCTGTAAAATTTCTGTTGTTGTGGTGGGG from Lytechinus pictus isolate F3 Inbred chromosome 2, Lp3.0, whole genome shotgun sequence carries:
- the LOC129254904 gene encoding N-acetylglucosaminyl-phosphatidylinositol de-N-acetylase-like; the encoded protein is MTLVTEPKFEERVGPLSLIALYVFLTLLIYLIAVYRRGKLREEDNERLGRSRASIAEKSRTVLLVISHPDDECMFFSPSILALNSSLHTSVHILCLSNGDYYGQGELRGKELILSCAILGIPSCNVTVLNESELPDDPKALWDEELVSKLVLHQIVKCDAQIVLTFDKHGVSSHPNHIAAYKGIRKLVVQRQLPSGVRAFCLESIGIVRKYCSFLEVPISFILCAIRGNKVLVSSPYGVLRAQRAMRAHASQFVWFRVLNMFFSRYFIINTIRSLKIKEDS